A portion of the Stigmatella aurantiaca DW4/3-1 genome contains these proteins:
- a CDS encoding alpha/beta hydrolase family protein — translation MPLSLLAALALTAAPSHPYNVQDQVTLRRVSSPRVSPDGQRIAYVLRTTDLEANRGRTDLWLVHADGSNSRQLTSHPDGDNQPVWAPDGKSLFFLSTRGGSSQVWRLPIDGGEPTQVTQLPLDVGSFALSPDGSRLAVALEVFPDCATLECTPERVEARKKAKTRGRVYDTLFIRHWDAWNEGLRSHLFAVPVAGGAAVDLMKGMDADSPTKPYGGPEEFTFTPDGQGVVFTARDVGRQEAWSTDLDLFLAPVDGKTPPRKLTTANRATDTQPVFSPDGKTLAYLAMERPGFEADRLRVILRAWPSGAERVLTAQWDRSADGLAWSADGKTLFTSAYNEGQHPAFAIDVASGQVRALTAPGHAADVQPLAGGRILYTFDTLKAPADLFSLAGDGTDARPLTRANPEALAAIRFGDSEPFTFAGWNGEKVFGYLTKPVDFDPKKKYPVAFLIHGGPQGSYGNHFHYRWNPQTYAGRGYAVVSVDFHGSVGYGQAFTDAIRNDWGGKPLEDLQKGLAAALAKYPFLHPERVCALGASYGGYMINWIAGNWPDRFKCLVNHDGILDTRMGYFDTEELWFPEWEHGQTPWENPEGYAKHNPIEHVGKWKTPMLVVQGAQDFRVVETQAMGTFTALQRRGIPSRFLYFPDENHWVVKPGNSVLWHDTVLDWLDQWTKPGAAPSGKR, via the coding sequence TTGCCCCTGTCGCTCCTGGCGGCCCTGGCCCTCACGGCCGCCCCTTCCCATCCTTATAATGTTCAAGACCAGGTGACGCTGCGCCGGGTCAGCAGCCCCCGCGTCTCCCCGGACGGCCAGCGCATCGCGTACGTCCTGCGCACCACCGACCTGGAGGCCAACCGCGGCCGCACGGACCTGTGGCTCGTTCATGCGGACGGCTCCAACTCCCGCCAGCTCACCTCCCACCCGGACGGGGACAACCAGCCGGTGTGGGCCCCCGATGGCAAGAGCCTCTTCTTCCTCTCCACGCGCGGTGGCTCCTCCCAGGTGTGGCGCCTGCCCATCGACGGCGGCGAGCCCACCCAGGTGACCCAGCTCCCGCTGGACGTGGGCAGCTTCGCCCTCTCGCCGGATGGATCCCGGCTGGCCGTGGCCCTGGAGGTGTTCCCCGACTGCGCCACGCTCGAGTGCACCCCGGAGCGCGTGGAGGCGAGGAAGAAGGCCAAGACCCGCGGCCGTGTCTACGACACCCTCTTCATCCGCCACTGGGACGCATGGAACGAGGGGCTGCGCTCGCACCTGTTCGCCGTGCCCGTGGCCGGCGGCGCCGCCGTGGACCTGATGAAGGGCATGGACGCGGACAGCCCCACCAAACCCTACGGAGGCCCGGAGGAGTTCACCTTCACCCCCGATGGCCAGGGGGTCGTCTTCACCGCGCGGGACGTGGGCCGCCAGGAGGCGTGGAGCACCGACCTGGACCTGTTCCTCGCGCCCGTGGACGGCAAGACGCCGCCGCGCAAGCTCACCACCGCCAACCGCGCCACGGACACCCAGCCCGTGTTCAGCCCGGATGGGAAGACCCTGGCCTACCTGGCCATGGAGCGCCCCGGCTTCGAGGCGGATCGCCTCCGGGTCATCCTCCGCGCCTGGCCGTCCGGTGCGGAGCGCGTGCTGACGGCGCAGTGGGACCGCTCCGCCGACGGGCTCGCCTGGAGCGCGGATGGCAAGACGCTCTTCACCTCCGCCTACAACGAGGGCCAGCACCCCGCCTTCGCCATCGACGTGGCCAGCGGGCAGGTGCGCGCCCTCACCGCCCCGGGCCATGCCGCGGACGTGCAGCCCCTGGCCGGGGGCCGCATCCTTTATACGTTCGACACGCTGAAGGCCCCCGCGGACCTGTTCTCGCTGGCGGGGGACGGCACGGACGCGCGCCCGCTCACCCGCGCCAACCCGGAGGCCCTGGCCGCCATTCGCTTCGGAGACTCCGAGCCCTTCACCTTCGCCGGGTGGAACGGGGAGAAGGTGTTCGGCTACCTGACGAAGCCCGTCGACTTCGACCCGAAGAAGAAATACCCGGTGGCTTTCCTCATCCACGGCGGGCCGCAGGGCAGCTACGGCAACCACTTCCACTACCGGTGGAACCCCCAGACGTACGCGGGCCGGGGCTACGCGGTGGTGAGCGTCGACTTCCACGGCTCGGTGGGCTACGGGCAGGCCTTCACGGACGCCATCCGGAATGACTGGGGCGGCAAGCCGCTGGAGGACTTGCAAAAGGGCCTGGCCGCGGCGCTCGCGAAGTACCCCTTCCTCCACCCCGAGCGGGTGTGCGCGCTGGGTGCCAGCTACGGCGGCTACATGATCAACTGGATCGCCGGCAACTGGCCGGACCGGTTCAAGTGCCTGGTCAACCACGACGGCATCCTGGACACGCGCATGGGGTACTTCGACACGGAGGAGCTGTGGTTCCCCGAGTGGGAGCACGGCCAGACGCCCTGGGAGAACCCGGAGGGCTACGCCAAGCACAACCCCATCGAGCACGTGGGCAAGTGGAAGACGCCCATGCTCGTTGTCCAAGGGGCCCAGGACTTCCGGGTGGTGGAGACCCAGGCCATGGGCACCTTCACCGCGCTCCAGCGCCGGGGGATTCCCTCCCGGTTCCTCTACTTCCCGGACGAGAACCACTGGGTGGTGAAGCCCGGCAACAGCGTGCTGTGGCACGACACGGTGCTGGACTGGCTGGACCAGTGGACGAAGCCGGGGGCGGCCCCCAGCGGCAAGCGCTGA
- a CDS encoding IS1182 family transposase, producing the protein MSKIYRPYQQEQSELLPPSPREWLPEEHLAYFILDTVKEMDLKVLLEKYERELRGYPPYHPRMLVGLLLYGYRVGVASSRRLERKTYEDVAFRIIAAGQHPDHTAIAEFRRRHLKELSGLFVQVLALCQKAGLVKLGHVALDGTKLKANASKHKAMSYERMQQREQELTQKVGELMKAAEEADAAEDRLYGKKKRGDELPQELRRAESRLKRIRQAKAELEAEAQAVRQAQQEAKNKKDEQEPPPSGPTRLPSHQVPTDKHGKPKPKAQRNFTDPESRIQKTQGGFIQGYNAQAAVDEGHQIIVAQALTNQAPDVEHFVPLMEQVVGNCGGVPGVVTADAGYFSEDNVVRGTCLGIDAYLATGRLKHGEEPAPVRGRMPRDLSLKEWMARRLRTKKGRAVYARRKAVAEAPFGQIKQVRGFRQLLLRGLTKARGEWALICLTHNLLKLYRATVAA; encoded by the coding sequence ATGAGCAAGATCTACCGCCCCTACCAGCAGGAGCAGTCGGAACTTCTGCCGCCTTCCCCTCGAGAGTGGCTGCCCGAAGAGCACCTGGCGTACTTCATCCTGGATACGGTGAAGGAGATGGACCTGAAGGTGCTGCTGGAGAAGTACGAGCGGGAGCTGAGGGGCTACCCGCCGTACCACCCGAGGATGCTGGTGGGGCTGTTGCTGTACGGCTACCGCGTAGGCGTGGCCTCGTCGCGGCGGTTGGAGAGGAAGACGTACGAGGACGTGGCGTTCCGAATCATCGCTGCGGGCCAGCATCCGGACCACACGGCGATAGCGGAGTTTCGCCGGCGGCACCTGAAGGAGTTGTCGGGGCTGTTCGTGCAGGTGCTGGCGCTGTGCCAGAAGGCGGGGCTGGTGAAGCTGGGGCATGTGGCGCTGGACGGCACGAAGCTCAAGGCGAACGCCAGCAAGCACAAGGCGATGAGCTACGAGCGGATGCAGCAGCGCGAACAGGAGCTGACGCAGAAGGTGGGAGAGCTGATGAAGGCGGCCGAGGAGGCGGACGCGGCCGAGGACCGGCTGTACGGCAAGAAGAAGCGAGGAGACGAGCTGCCGCAGGAGCTGAGGCGAGCGGAGAGTCGGCTGAAGAGAATCCGTCAGGCCAAGGCGGAGCTGGAAGCAGAGGCCCAAGCGGTCCGGCAGGCGCAGCAGGAGGCCAAGAACAAGAAGGACGAGCAGGAGCCACCGCCCTCCGGGCCCACGAGGCTGCCGAGCCACCAGGTGCCCACAGACAAGCACGGCAAGCCCAAGCCCAAGGCGCAGCGCAACTTCACCGACCCGGAGAGCCGAATCCAGAAGACGCAGGGCGGCTTCATCCAAGGCTACAACGCGCAGGCAGCGGTGGATGAGGGGCACCAGATCATCGTGGCGCAGGCGCTGACGAACCAGGCACCGGACGTGGAGCACTTCGTGCCGTTGATGGAGCAGGTGGTGGGCAACTGCGGTGGAGTGCCTGGGGTGGTGACGGCCGACGCGGGCTATTTCAGCGAGGACAATGTGGTGAGAGGCACGTGCCTAGGAATCGATGCCTACCTGGCCACGGGGCGGCTGAAGCACGGCGAAGAGCCCGCACCGGTCAGGGGCAGAATGCCCCGGGACTTGAGCCTCAAGGAGTGGATGGCCCGGCGGCTGAGGACGAAGAAAGGCCGGGCGGTGTACGCACGCCGAAAGGCGGTGGCGGAGGCACCCTTTGGACAAATCAAGCAGGTACGAGGCTTTCGGCAACTGCTGCTGCGAGGGCTGACGAAGGCCCGTGGAGAGTGGGCGCTCATCTGCCTGACCCACAATCTGCTGAAGCTGTACCGAGCCACGGTCGCTGCGTAG
- a CDS encoding winged helix-turn-helix domain-containing protein — MEGLGLAGRVEQDLERMISQGLLPQDGFLPSENSLAKHYGLSRSTVREALKRLAARELIEQHPGRRSRALPWEGAVTLENLGAVLEGPGAA; from the coding sequence ATGGAAGGGTTGGGGCTGGCCGGACGAGTGGAGCAGGACCTGGAGCGGATGATTTCGCAAGGCCTGCTGCCCCAGGACGGCTTTCTTCCCTCGGAAAACTCGCTGGCCAAGCACTACGGACTTTCACGCAGCACCGTCCGTGAAGCGCTGAAGCGCCTGGCCGCCAGAGAGCTGATTGAGCAGCACCCAGGCCGCCGCAGCCGAGCCCTCCCCTGGGAGGGGGCGGTGACCCTGGAGAACCTGGGGGCGGTGCTGGAGGGCCCGGGCGCCGCTTAA
- a CDS encoding SCO family protein: MSANTSALAPSPPRLSRHPAFWAALTVMVLGLGVMAVGLLSHPSEPLPKLGTLPDFTFTRENGTPWGLSQLRGHPFVANFIFTRCPTICPAFTRRMAHVQKQTDAAGPALQLVSFSVDPTYDTPARLAEYAQKHGANPARWSFLTGDYARLKDTVVQGFRISMGRESMDEADVMGIFHGNHFVLVDATGEIRGYYDSSDDEAFARMLKDVERLGTP; encoded by the coding sequence ATGTCCGCGAACACCTCCGCCCTCGCCCCCTCCCCCCCGCGCCTCTCCCGCCACCCGGCTTTCTGGGCCGCCCTCACCGTGATGGTGCTCGGACTGGGGGTGATGGCCGTGGGGCTCCTGAGCCACCCCTCCGAGCCCTTGCCCAAGCTGGGCACCCTGCCGGACTTCACCTTCACCCGCGAGAACGGCACCCCCTGGGGGCTCTCGCAGCTGCGCGGCCACCCCTTCGTCGCCAACTTCATCTTCACCCGCTGCCCCACCATCTGCCCCGCCTTCACCCGCCGCATGGCGCACGTGCAGAAGCAGACCGACGCGGCCGGGCCCGCGCTCCAGCTCGTCTCCTTCTCGGTGGATCCCACCTACGACACCCCCGCGCGCCTCGCCGAGTATGCCCAGAAGCACGGCGCCAACCCCGCGCGCTGGAGCTTCCTCACCGGCGACTATGCCCGCCTGAAAGACACCGTCGTCCAGGGCTTCCGGATCTCCATGGGCCGCGAGTCCATGGACGAGGCCGACGTCATGGGCATCTTCCACGGCAACCACTTCGTCCTCGTGGACGCCACCGGGGAGATCCGCGGCTACTACGACAGCAGCGACGACGAGGCCTTTGCCCGGATGCTGAAGGACGTGGAGCGCCTCGGGACGCCCTGA